The nucleotide sequence TTCGAGCAGTCAGCCCACACACGGCAGCCGTAATACCCCTTGCAGTACGACATTACAAGAGcacgagaaagggaaggagggaatACGACGAGGTGCATGTGAATGGCACATGCGGTTCGCGGTTTGGGGTTtcgaaggggagaggaggaagagaggctAAGTGGGTCGTGGTGGAGAACTCCTCACCCTCAAGCACACATCCATATGGCGCCAAgggaagacggagagagacgaccaAAAAGTGGAGGACTGCTGGAGAAGGGAGACgggagcacacgcacaagcacacatacacacacatatatacaAGCAGAAGCACTCAGCAAATGCCACAGATCAGCGACAAGCGGTTTCAGAGTCGGCGTGAAAAAGGAGGAGTCCGTAGGGCGCCGGATACATTGCAGAtacagcacctcctcccctatGATAGCGCTTGGCCACACTCCGCGGCTTCATTCaataaaaacaaacaaacaaacaaaaaaagaagcgatGATTACCTGTCGCGCGACTCCTCACTCGCGTCTGGGAAAATCAGCTCTGTGAACGATGTGAGGCGACGCGCGTAGTAGTCGGGTGGGATAGTGGACAGCATATCTTGTTCCCAGAGAAATGACTTGAAGAAGTTGGCGCCCTTTTTCTTCATCGTGTACGTAGTGAGCACATCGATTATGCCAACATAGTAGATTTCCTGATCGCAAAAGCTGCGCACGCCATTTGCAAACCCTGGCGGTGTCATGGAATGACTCGTCTTCTTGTCGGACAGGTGACTGTCCTTTGCAAGGGAGGCAGGCCGCACCTCGGCCCAAGATGATGCAGATGCGGCGTCGTGCTGAGCTGAATTGCTCATCCTATCACTGATACAATGCCTCCCTGACTGCGGTGCTTTGTTCTCGTGATAGGTGACGCCGATGAGCAGCGAGTAGTCCATCATCCCCGCACTATTAAGAAAGTCATAgtcgcggagcagctgctccagaaGTCGCTTGCGTGTGTTCTGTGGTAACAGGAAGAGCCGTGTCAGGTCCTTGTCGTGCAGTGTGGGCGGACTTTGCGCGCCCTTGGCCCCCTTCACAACGACTCCATCCTCCCTGTCGTAGAGCTTCTCAGACGCATCGGTCACGGGTTTGACAATCCCGTTGCGTTTCTTTTGGGCCTCAATGAGGTGCAGATTGAgttcgctgccgcggcgaagGAAGTCCGGGTTGCGGAAGGACTTGCCGGGTTTCGGGATGCGACCCTTGATGTCCCACTTTTCATGCAACTCGGAGGCGGCCGCGAAGATGTCGTTGAAGCACAAAATATatcccttttctttccgcACTGACACTTTCAGAAGCATGTAAAAACGCATGAGGAGGCTCCCTGGATGAGCAGCAATGTGTTGCATGTAAGCATGCAAGATATCGAGCAAAACGCGAACCTCCTCCACTGAAATCGTCTTACACATGAACGCCATGGTCTTTGATTTGAGGAAAAACGCTTGAGAGCGTCCCTCGCCTAGCTCCATCCTCAGGCAGTCCTCAGGCAACGACCACTCGTCGGCGAAATGTGAATCTGCCACCCCCTCCAACTGGCGAAGAAAGGAGAACACGTTTGGAGCGTACTCAGTGACATGTACCTTCACCCGCTTTCCCTTGCTGTCCGTCGATGGCACGGTGAGTCGCTGGACAGCGCAGCAGTCCACTGGCTTGATTGCCTTGGAGTGCTCAGCTAGGCTGGCACGAGTACAAGACGCCGCCTGCGAGGatggtgcggctgcgtccGCTTTCTTCAGCTGCGCTTCTACTGTTAccctcagcgccgccaccacctgcggcGCCGTGAGCCCACGGCCGCTCGTCGCAGTACCGCCGACTTGACCCATGATGATCTGCCAGGGTAACGACTCGTGTAGGTCTGCGCGCGTTTCGAGGAgtaaagggggagagaaaaacgatACTGTAGGGGCGCTTGACTCCAAGAAGCTCTCGAGCCCTGTCGTGAATATGTGTGGGTGCGACTACGGGCTTCAAGCGACGCACTCGTGGGGtgagaaagaaagcgacTAAGGGTCATCAGGAAGGTATAACCAGGCGCGtcaggagagaaaaaaaaatctGAAACGATAAAGCTCCTTCCAACTACAAAGAGTACAGTGCATTGGCCTTCCTCACTGGCCAAGCATTGCGTGCGCACCAACAGCTGCAACAAAGTGCTCTCCTGGTGGATAGCTCATCATATCTAAGAGGGGTGAAATAGGAAGTCGGTGCGTCTCTATCTCGATCCTCCTTTAggttccttttccttcttgtaTTGCTtagccgcagcagtggtggtgcatgACCTTACAGAGATACACATCTACAAAAATATGCGTGAAGTCCTGCATACGAGATGGCGCACCCGTCGGGCATCAGTCTCTCCTGTACTTGCGCATCAGCTTCTCCTTCAAGGAAAGTTCATGGCCCTGCGAAGTTGggggcggctgctgcggatgCAGCTGAGGTGTCCTGGCAGGTGCGCTTGCCTGCTGGGTGTTCGTCTCCTCGCGGTGACGTTTGTGCGacaggagctgctgaaggatGTACGACTCCGCCGCCTGCTTCGACACCGGAGCTTGTTGGCCTGCGTACGTGGAAACAGATGGCTGCGGGGCGGATGACGGTGACGGACCAGCAGTTCTGTCCATCGGCAGGTATGtctccgctgcagccgagGAGTCCACCTGAGCACCGTTGCCAAAGATTTTTGCTTTCATggcgcgacgccgctgctcgcgccAGTCCTCCGGGTTGGCACAGAGCCTCAAAAGCTCCGGATTGACATTCGACAGTTCCCCATCGTTGTCTGCCATGGATGAGATGAACACACGAAGTGGAGAGGGACAgggcaaaagggaaaaaaacggcagagagaaggcgcgAAGGCCCGCCGACTTCAGAGTTTGGTGGTGCACCGCCCAAACCGAGTTAATTTTTCACATGAAAAAGAGTTCGTGTGAACGCTGCAAGAGAATGTTAATCACCAGCTTGACCTGCTGCCGTGTCAAAATGAATGCTGAGAGAGAAATCGGCGTGGGGAATCAGCTGAGCGTTGGAGCAGTGCCGTGTCGCTCAAGGCGTGTCAAGAGGTACGCATACACCGTCTAGCTGGTGCACGATGGGTCGTAGTggagggcgggggaggagtgTGGAGAGCCAGAGGCAGACTATTTGCCACCGCACACATGAAATACAAAAGTGAAAGGGCCTCGTGACTCAGTAGGCGATAAAGAGACAGGATAAAAGTAAAAGATCAAGATGGGTGACATGCGCGACGCCGTCTCACACCCATCCCCAGCatgggtgtgcgcgcgtaGGAAAGTCTTCGCTTTTGATCGAGCGTTGCCCCTTCGTGACAAAGTGGGCACAGTCCGCACGCTCGGCAAAAGTGCCGCTGGCATGTCAGATGCACTCTGTGATTCATTGAATGATGCTGCACTAGCTGGAAACTAGATTCGCAAAGCATGACGCGACAGGTCACGAGAGCGGGTTGTCTTCGTCTATTTATTACTTTATTTCCCTGTAGATATCTTTTGAGGGTGTCCTGCAAGCGCAGCGGTACTCTCTGACTTGCACCgcacctcacctcacccGTCTCCGGCAAGAGCTTAGAGGTAATTCAACCGTATCGACGTTCACAGCACTGTACTGTCGTCAGCAGAGGTGGCACTGCTCATTGTAACTATGACTAAATTGTGTATCTCAGTATGCTCATGAGTGATAAGGTCACGGAAAGCATGGATAGGTTCGAATcatggcgcagctgccacacAACAGAGTGCACTGTCTAGAAAAAATATGTGCGATAGCACTGCACAGATGCACAGCAAATCTTGATGCCTCGGAATAACTTTGCCACGCATGGAAAAGGACACGGCCAAGGACCTAAAGACACCTTTCACAGCCTGACAGCGAACAAAATGGCTCTTCGCTCGTTTTGCCAGGCACCACAAACAcccaaaaaagaaaacagatgtgtgcgtgcacacgcacagcttcCCTCTAAAGCGAGTCACGATccagtggagaaggagaggaggtacAACTTGACACACACAGCTCCTCCCTACTCCCTCTCCAGTGCATAGCAAGGAGTTCATTGTAACTATGACTAAATTGTGTATCTCAGTATGCTCATGAGTGATAAGGTCACGGAAAGCATGGATAGGTTCGAATCATAACTCTAGTACGGTACCCCAAGGTCTCTGAAGGGACAGAGGCTGGGGACGCGTGCGTCTCCGCGAGAGCCGCGCTTTGCGGAAGGCTGAGCCTGAGGTGCTGCGATCCTCGTTGAGCGCGCGTGTACTCTTCGCAGAACTGCCGTCATTGCACGATTGCGTCACCACTACTTCGACTTCACAAAGCTCGCCCACAGGcccacgcacaggcacacaacGCCTAACACAACGGCAGATCAGTGGAGGTAGACCAGAAAAAAGTCCCTGAGGTGCTTCAGTGAAGGGAATCAGCTCAAACAGAACGCATAAATGAAATGATCatcctctctgcctctgcccgCCGCACGCAACATCCGTATGCACACACATTcgcttgtgtgggtgtttgtgcATACGGGGGTCAAAactcgccgctctctcttccagttggaaaggaaaaaaactcccctcttcctccgtgACACCGAAACTCAGCAATGAATGCAAGCGAGAACAAAATATAGGGCTTCCTCCACGCAACAGAGCACCCCACTGCCACGCTTCATTCACATCACACGCTCTCGGGCTTATTTTCTGCAAAGCGATCCACTAATAGAGGGCAGCCTTCGCGGTAAGCATCACCCTTCAACCATCAACAGAAAGTCCCTTATGGACTTCCGGCAACATACGCGTCTCGGTGCAACAAGTTTGGACAAGAAAAAGCGTGAATAAGTCCACCACAAGCGGGTGTCTCACTTCCACAATCACTTGTGCTGCTTGTACATGTCTGTGCTTCTCTAGATGTGTGTCACTCTATACAAGGAAAGTATCGAGCCCAGAGAGCATTAAAAAAAGGATGAAGAGTGCAGGGAGAGAAGTACAGGACGTCACTGGTTCGAAGAATATGACGTGCCTTAGAGGGTTCTCTAGTGCGCGGGAAGGGGGTAAGATCCCACGTTCATACTGGCGACGAGCAGAGATCAAATGAACACAGTGTctgtggcgacggcgcgcgAAGTGATGCCAAGACGTAAAATGAGAAACACTCCGATGGCATCCACTTGCCTTTCGGACTAGCGATGAcatgccccctcccttcgtTAGGCACATCACCTCGCGCGGACGTCACGGCAGCCCGTGACAGCGCTCGAGGTTGGATCCTGGGTACCGATGCACAGGTGCGGTACGGGGGATGccgttctttttttcgcttcgtGAAACACCTCTTGGGTACACGCATGGGCGTACTTCTGTGAAatctcgctttctctctatGAGTCGTTTGTGCTGCATCAGCGCCTAATACGCACAAGAGCACAATCCTCGCCGACAGACGTGATGTGCCACGCTCCTCCGCTGGATGTTCTCGCTCCAATCAGCTTTTTCTCATGGTTGCGGAGACGCCACGCTCAGTAGCGCGTACGGGTCATACCAGAGAGGCACCGAGACAGCTGCACCCGGCGCACGAGGCTGCGCGCTCAGAATCTTCTCTAGCCGCTCACGCCATACCACCTGCATCTTCTCAGCATAGTCGCGCTTGGAGTTGAGGAAGCGCACGGTGTCTTCCTCTAACTTTgtgcacagcggcggcacacgCAGCTCCACTGGTAGGCGAACAGCGGAGAACACATTGACTCGGGGCACCACCCACCTTTGCATGTCGACGTTGTCACTCAGCATAGCGTGCAGGTAGCCGGACTCGCCCTCGGGCCGCCTCCGCTTTAGCGGATTCTCCATGTCCGCGTCATCAGG is from Leishmania panamensis strain MHOM/PA/94/PSC-1 chromosome 35 sequence and encodes:
- a CDS encoding phosphatidylinositol-4-phosphate 5-kinase-like protein (TriTrypDB/GeneDB-style sysID: LpmP.35.0370), with product MGQVGGTATSGRGLTAPQVVAALRVTVEAQLKKADAAAPSSQAASCTRASLAEHSKAIKPVDCCAVQRLTVPSTDSKGKRVKVHVTEYAPNVFSFLRQLEGVADSHFADEWSLPEDCLRMELGEGRSQAFFLKSKTMAFMCKTISVEEVRVLLDILHAYMQHIAAHPGSLLMRFYMLLKVSVRKEKGYILCFNDIFAAASELHEKWDIKGRIPKPGKSFRNPDFLRRGSELNLHLIEAQKKRNGIVKPVTDASEKLYDREDGVVVKGAKGAQSPPTLHDKDLTRLFLLPQNTRKRLLEQLLRDYDFLNSAGMMDYSLLIGVTYHENKAPQSGRHCISDRMSNSAQHDAASASSWAEVRPASLAKDSHLSDKKTSHSMTPPGFANGVRSFCDQEIYYVGIIDVLTTYTMKKKGANFFKSFLWEQDMLSTIPPDYYARRLTSFTELIFPDASEESRDR
- a CDS encoding hypothetical protein (TriTrypDB/GeneDB-style sysID: LpmP.35.0380), whose amino-acid sequence is MADNDGELSNVNPELLRLCANPEDWREQRRRAMKAKIFGNGAQVDSSAAAETYLPMDRTAGPSPSSAPQPSVSTYAGQQAPVSKQAAESYILQQLLSHKRHREETNTQQASAPARTPQLHPQQPPPTSQGHELSLKEKLMRKYRRD